A single genomic interval of Rhizobium leguminosarum bv. trifolii WSM1325 harbors:
- a CDS encoding GCN5-related N-acetyltransferase (PFAM: GCN5-related N-acetyltransferase~KEGG: rec:RHECIAT_CH0003216 putative acetyltransferase protein) produces MPEFELTASPSLEELAVITDALSAFNNSDVGPSDRQPLAVLIRDTDGKVTGGLSGFTAWGWLFTQMLYIPDTLRGTGISGNILAKAEEEAKARGCRGAWIDTFNPQALRAYLRQGYEVFGELKDFPEGRTRSFLRKNL; encoded by the coding sequence ATGCCGGAATTCGAGCTCACCGCTTCGCCCTCGCTAGAGGAACTGGCAGTGATCACCGATGCGCTCTCGGCCTTCAACAACAGCGATGTCGGCCCTTCGGATCGCCAGCCGCTTGCAGTCCTCATCCGCGATACCGACGGCAAGGTGACCGGCGGTCTTTCCGGCTTTACCGCCTGGGGCTGGCTCTTCACCCAGATGCTCTATATTCCCGATACACTGCGCGGCACCGGTATATCAGGCAATATCCTCGCAAAGGCGGAAGAAGAGGCGAAAGCCCGGGGGTGCCGCGGCGCTTGGATCGACACCTTCAACCCGCAGGCTCTGCGCGCCTATCTGCGTCAGGGTTATGAGGTTTTCGGAGAGCTTAAGGATTTCCCGGAAGGCCGCACGCGCAGCTTCCTCCGGAAAAATCTCTAG
- a CDS encoding protein of unknown function DUF1355 (PFAM: protein of unknown function DUF1355~KEGG: rec:RHECIAT_CH0003215 hypothetical protein) gives MTFDFSPFLPWSVLAALAVVSAVIAAFAIWRGIRGAWIRTLAALAMLTALANPVLLQEDRDQLSTIVPVLVDRSQSQQTPDRVKMTDDALAALKGQLARFPQIEPRFVDVEGDVNSDVPSTRLFDALSANIADVPPARIGGAIMLTDGEVHDAPAANQALGFDAPIHGLITGKANEFDRRIEVIKGPRFGIVNEEQQVILRVFDDGPGPGGTADVTVKLNGDEIATLQATPGQDTPFSFKVPGGGSNVLEFSVAALPGEVTTANNRAVHVIDGIRQNLRVLLVSGEPHAGERAWRNLLKSDASVDLVHFTILRPPEKQDGTPINELSLIAFPTRELFVDKIKDFDLIIFDRYQHRGVLPLLYYDYIAQYVDNGGALLIAAGPEHAGPDSIALTPLSTVLPATPTGEMIEKAFYPRLSEEGRKHPVTRGLDGSGEDPPHWGRWFRSVDVERPQGETIMLGADNHPLLVLNRAGQGRVAMLLSDQGWLWARGFEGGGPNVSLYRRIAHWLMKEPALEEEALTARASGRTLEVTRQTIGDNPGNATVRYPSGKTETLPLTQSEPGLYKAEKRMDEIGLFEVRNGKLSTLVHIGAVDAPEFKAMISTTDVLQPVADRSKGLVTRVSNANGAISVPPILPVRGQVRVSDNDRMMIRMTSETVLKGINTLPLFAGFAGVGILLLAFGAMWWREGR, from the coding sequence ATGACCTTCGACTTTTCGCCCTTCCTGCCCTGGTCGGTTCTGGCTGCACTCGCGGTCGTCAGCGCTGTTATCGCCGCTTTCGCGATCTGGCGCGGCATTCGCGGTGCCTGGATCAGAACGCTGGCAGCACTCGCCATGTTGACCGCCCTTGCCAATCCTGTCCTGCTGCAGGAGGATCGGGATCAGTTGTCGACGATCGTCCCGGTTCTTGTCGATCGAAGCCAGAGCCAGCAGACGCCCGATCGCGTCAAGATGACCGACGATGCGCTTGCGGCCCTGAAGGGACAACTCGCCCGCTTCCCCCAGATAGAGCCCCGTTTCGTCGATGTCGAAGGCGACGTCAATTCCGACGTGCCGTCCACGCGTTTGTTCGACGCGCTGTCGGCCAACATTGCCGATGTCCCGCCCGCCCGTATCGGCGGCGCCATCATGCTGACCGACGGTGAAGTCCATGATGCTCCGGCCGCCAATCAGGCGCTTGGTTTCGACGCGCCGATCCATGGCCTCATCACCGGCAAAGCCAACGAATTCGATCGCCGCATCGAAGTCATCAAGGGGCCGCGCTTCGGCATCGTCAACGAAGAGCAGCAGGTGATCCTGCGCGTCTTCGACGACGGCCCTGGCCCGGGCGGCACGGCCGATGTCACGGTGAAGCTGAATGGCGACGAGATCGCCACCCTGCAGGCGACACCCGGGCAGGATACGCCCTTCTCCTTCAAGGTGCCGGGTGGCGGCAGCAATGTGCTCGAATTCTCGGTCGCGGCACTTCCCGGCGAAGTCACCACCGCCAACAACCGCGCCGTCCACGTCATCGACGGCATCCGCCAGAATCTCCGCGTCCTGCTTGTCTCCGGCGAGCCGCATGCCGGCGAGCGCGCCTGGCGCAACCTGCTGAAATCCGATGCCTCGGTCGATCTCGTCCACTTCACCATCTTGCGTCCGCCGGAAAAACAGGACGGCACGCCGATCAACGAGCTGTCGCTGATCGCCTTTCCGACGCGTGAGCTCTTCGTCGACAAGATCAAGGATTTCGACCTGATCATCTTCGATCGCTACCAGCACCGCGGCGTGCTGCCGTTGCTCTATTACGATTACATCGCGCAATATGTCGACAACGGCGGCGCGCTGCTGATCGCCGCCGGTCCCGAGCATGCCGGCCCCGATTCCATTGCGCTGACGCCGCTTTCCACGGTCCTGCCGGCAACGCCCACCGGAGAGATGATCGAAAAGGCCTTCTATCCCCGCCTCTCCGAGGAAGGCCGCAAACATCCCGTCACGCGCGGCCTGGATGGCTCGGGCGAGGACCCGCCGCATTGGGGACGCTGGTTCCGCAGCGTCGATGTCGAGCGGCCGCAGGGCGAGACGATCATGCTCGGCGCCGACAACCACCCGCTGTTGGTGCTGAACCGCGCCGGCCAGGGCCGCGTCGCCATGCTGCTTTCCGATCAGGGCTGGCTCTGGGCGCGCGGCTTCGAAGGCGGCGGTCCGAACGTTTCGCTCTATCGCCGTATCGCCCATTGGCTGATGAAGGAGCCGGCGCTCGAGGAAGAAGCGCTGACGGCGCGCGCCTCCGGCCGGACCCTTGAAGTTACCCGCCAGACGATCGGCGACAATCCCGGCAACGCCACCGTGCGTTATCCCTCCGGCAAGACCGAAACCCTGCCGCTCACCCAGTCCGAACCGGGGCTCTACAAGGCCGAGAAGAGGATGGACGAAATCGGTCTCTTCGAAGTCCGCAACGGCAAGCTGTCGACGCTTGTTCATATCGGCGCCGTCGACGCGCCGGAATTCAAGGCAATGATCTCGACGACCGATGTGCTGCAGCCGGTCGCCGACAGAAGCAAGGGTCTCGTCACCCGCGTCTCCAATGCAAATGGCGCGATCTCGGTCCCGCCGATCCTGCCGGTGCGCGGCCAGGTGCGCGTCTCCGACAACGATCGCATGATGATCCGCATGACCAGCGAGACGGTCTTGAAGGGCATCAACACGCTGCCGCTCTTTGCCGGGTTCGCCGGCGTCGGCATCCTGCTGCTCGCCTTCGGCGCCATGTGGTGGCGCGAAGGGCGGTAA
- a CDS encoding RNA polymerase, sigma-24 subunit, ECF subfamily (TIGRFAM: RNA polymerase sigma factor, sigma-70 family~PFAM: Sigma-70 region 4 type 2; sigma-70 region 2 domain protein~KEGG: rec:RHECIAT_CH0003222 RNA polymerase sigma factor protein (sigma-24)), with translation MRQPATTIDLRRDLVGLLPRLRRFAITLAGEVAVADELVQAVCQRAIAKGHQWSGEGRLESWIYTLARQQWTDDNRKRKPKASVRGNVTDIREAARERSAAVDPDTIHHMISDMPDGVSSMFLLVDVEGHSYQQAADIMGIPVANVVSQLATARLHFAELAGTHPIHRF, from the coding sequence ATGCGTCAGCCCGCAACGACCATCGATCTCCGGCGTGATCTCGTCGGCCTCCTGCCCCGCCTTCGCCGCTTCGCGATCACGCTCGCGGGTGAGGTTGCCGTGGCCGATGAACTCGTTCAGGCCGTCTGTCAGCGCGCCATCGCCAAGGGTCATCAATGGAGCGGCGAAGGCCGGCTGGAAAGCTGGATCTACACGCTTGCCCGCCAGCAATGGACCGACGACAACCGCAAACGCAAGCCGAAGGCTTCCGTCCGCGGCAACGTCACCGATATTCGCGAGGCCGCGCGCGAACGTTCGGCAGCGGTCGATCCCGACACCATCCATCACATGATTTCCGATATGCCGGATGGTGTTTCCAGCATGTTCTTGCTCGTCGACGTCGAAGGCCACAGCTACCAGCAGGCGGCCGACATCATGGGTATTCCGGTGGCAAACGTCGTCTCGCAGCTCGCCACCGCAAGGCTGCATTTCGCCGAGCTTGCCGGCACCCACCCGATCCACAGGTTCTGA
- a CDS encoding metallophosphoesterase (PFAM: metallophosphoesterase~KEGG: rec:RHECIAT_CH0003220 putative phosphoesterase protein), protein MFKLAHISDVHLGPLPSLSIQELFSKRITGFVNWHRNRRKHLFGSTLDLLLDDIRAHQADHLAVTGDLVNLASGIEIRAAAAWLRAFGDPANTSVVPGNHDAYVPGAYEKSMRAWYDYVRGDLAPPQWQDDRHIFPYLRVRGKVAIVGCSTAVATPPFAASGFFGARQARDTVNMLRAAGEAGLFRVVMIHHPPIRGATAFYKRMIGIRRFAAVISTGGAELVLHGHTHLNTLHWLRGQVQPVPVVGIASASQGPGSVKPPAAYNLFSIDGSPGAWELSGERFSLNRAGDAVMPESTDIFAP, encoded by the coding sequence ATGTTCAAGCTCGCGCATATCTCCGACGTCCACCTCGGGCCGCTGCCCAGTCTTTCCATTCAAGAGCTGTTTTCAAAACGCATAACAGGCTTTGTGAACTGGCATCGAAATCGACGCAAGCACCTTTTCGGCAGCACGTTGGATCTGCTGCTCGACGACATCCGCGCCCACCAGGCCGATCACCTGGCCGTCACCGGCGACCTCGTTAATCTGGCGAGCGGCATTGAGATTCGCGCCGCCGCTGCATGGCTGCGCGCGTTCGGCGACCCTGCGAACACGTCAGTCGTTCCCGGCAATCATGACGCCTATGTACCAGGCGCCTATGAGAAGTCGATGCGCGCGTGGTACGATTATGTCCGCGGCGATCTCGCCCCGCCGCAATGGCAGGACGACCGCCATATCTTCCCCTATCTGCGTGTTCGCGGCAAAGTCGCGATTGTCGGTTGTTCGACGGCGGTCGCCACTCCTCCCTTCGCCGCCTCCGGCTTTTTCGGCGCGCGACAGGCCCGCGATACTGTCAACATGTTGCGCGCGGCTGGGGAAGCCGGGCTCTTCCGCGTTGTCATGATCCATCATCCGCCGATCCGCGGCGCCACGGCCTTCTACAAACGGATGATCGGCATCCGCCGTTTCGCCGCTGTGATTTCGACAGGCGGCGCCGAACTCGTGCTGCACGGCCATACGCACCTGAACACGCTGCATTGGCTGCGCGGCCAGGTGCAGCCGGTGCCGGTCGTCGGCATCGCCTCAGCCTCGCAGGGACCGGGCAGCGTCAAGCCGCCCGCCGCCTACAACCTCTTCTCCATCGACGGCTCTCCCGGCGCCTGGGAGCTCAGTGGCGAACGCTTCAGCCTCAACAGGGCCGGCGACGCGGTGATGCCGGAAAGCACCGATATTTTCGCGCCTTAG
- a CDS encoding NUDIX hydrolase (PFAM: NUDIX hydrolase~KEGG: rec:RHECIAT_CH0003219 putative hydrolase protein, MutT/NUDIX family) produces the protein MDKENRPLHMRLALRLLHVYFSFVRSMTVGVRAACFDADGRIFLVRHSYIGGWHMPGGGLERNETVEEALAKELREEGNLRIIGKPQLIQVYFNTTTTRRDHVVFYRAIVEQTAPRPPDWEISDSGFFSLDSLPEGTTKATHRRLAELRGEQEPAHRW, from the coding sequence GTGGATAAAGAGAACCGGCCCCTTCACATGAGGCTGGCATTGCGCCTGCTGCATGTCTATTTCAGTTTCGTCCGCAGCATGACCGTGGGCGTGCGGGCTGCCTGTTTCGATGCAGACGGACGCATCTTTCTCGTGCGCCACAGCTATATCGGCGGCTGGCACATGCCGGGCGGCGGGCTGGAGCGCAACGAGACGGTCGAGGAAGCGCTTGCCAAGGAATTGCGCGAGGAGGGCAACCTCAGGATCATCGGCAAGCCGCAGCTGATCCAGGTCTATTTCAATACCACCACCACAAGGCGCGACCATGTCGTCTTCTACCGGGCAATCGTCGAGCAGACGGCGCCGCGGCCGCCGGACTGGGAGATATCCGACAGCGGCTTCTTTTCCCTCGACAGCCTGCCCGAGGGCACGACCAAGGCGACGCATCGCCGTCTCGCCGAGCTTCGCGGCGAGCAGGAGCCCGCCCACCGCTGGTAA
- a CDS encoding GCN5-related N-acetyltransferase (PFAM: GCN5-related N-acetyltransferase~KEGG: rec:RHECIAT_CH0003217 probable acetyltransferase protein) — MFETHQSVHPVSVIMYKHDLVYLTEDASHDAAIEHINEEAFGPGRFTRAAARIREQGPHDLSLSFICTDNGETIASVRMTPVLAGTVKGHLLGPLAVRPSHKNKGIGRELVRIAVEAARRKGSEAVILVGDPPYYGPLGFEKVAYNALSFPGPVDPGRVLVVPIAEGVHALLKGTIAWRE; from the coding sequence GTGTTCGAGACCCATCAATCTGTCCATCCGGTTTCTGTCATCATGTACAAGCACGATCTCGTCTACCTCACTGAAGACGCGTCTCATGACGCCGCCATCGAACACATCAACGAAGAAGCCTTCGGTCCGGGCCGATTCACGCGCGCTGCCGCGCGCATCCGTGAGCAGGGACCCCATGACCTGTCGCTCTCCTTCATCTGCACCGATAACGGTGAGACGATCGCCTCCGTGCGCATGACGCCGGTACTGGCCGGTACAGTGAAGGGCCATCTGCTCGGCCCGCTCGCCGTCCGCCCCTCCCACAAGAACAAGGGCATTGGCCGGGAACTGGTGCGGATCGCGGTGGAGGCAGCAAGACGCAAGGGCTCGGAAGCCGTCATCCTCGTCGGCGACCCGCCCTATTACGGCCCGCTCGGCTTCGAGAAGGTCGCCTACAACGCGCTGTCTTTTCCAGGCCCGGTCGATCCCGGCCGTGTACTCGTCGTTCCGATCGCCGAGGGCGTGCACGCGCTGCTGAAGGGTACGATCGCCTGGCGCGAATGA
- a CDS encoding Glutathione transferase (KEGG: ret:RHE_CH03061 putative glutathione S-transferase protein) yields the protein MGMLVDGVWHDAWYDTKESKGHFKRQPSQFRNWVTLEGEAGPSGSGGFKAEAGRYHLYVSLACPWAHRTLIFRKLKKLEELISVSVVDPLMLENGWEFKVGDGATGDHLFGASALWQIYVKADPHYSGRVTVPVLWDKKTGTIVSNESAEIIRMFNSAFDGLTGSKADYYPEDLRSDIDALNATVYDTVNNGVYKAGFATTQQAYEENVGKLFETLDMLNEHLGKGRYLFGSRQTEADWRLFTTLVRFDAVYVGHFKCNIRRIADYPNLPDYLRDLYQTAGVSETVNLKHIKEHYYRSHKTINPTGIVPVGPALDLDRPHGRATAPRVLLDAQGTL from the coding sequence ATGGGAATGCTAGTGGACGGCGTCTGGCATGACGCCTGGTACGACACGAAGGAGAGCAAGGGTCATTTCAAGCGGCAGCCCTCGCAGTTCCGCAACTGGGTGACATTAGAGGGTGAGGCCGGTCCTTCCGGCAGCGGCGGCTTTAAGGCCGAAGCCGGGCGTTACCATCTTTATGTCTCGCTCGCCTGCCCCTGGGCGCATCGCACGCTGATCTTCCGCAAGCTGAAGAAGCTCGAAGAGCTGATCTCGGTTTCGGTCGTCGATCCGCTGATGCTCGAGAACGGCTGGGAGTTCAAGGTCGGCGACGGTGCCACCGGCGATCACCTCTTCGGCGCGTCCGCGCTTTGGCAGATCTACGTCAAGGCCGATCCGCACTATTCCGGCCGCGTCACCGTTCCCGTGCTCTGGGACAAGAAGACCGGCACGATCGTCAGCAACGAATCCGCCGAGATCATCCGCATGTTTAACAGTGCCTTCGACGGGCTGACCGGCTCGAAGGCCGATTACTATCCCGAGGACCTTCGCTCCGACATCGATGCGCTGAACGCCACCGTCTACGACACCGTCAACAACGGCGTCTACAAGGCCGGCTTTGCCACCACCCAGCAAGCCTATGAAGAAAACGTCGGCAAGCTGTTCGAAACGCTCGACATGCTCAATGAACACCTCGGCAAGGGCCGCTACCTCTTCGGTAGCAGGCAGACCGAGGCCGACTGGCGCCTGTTCACCACGTTGGTGCGCTTCGACGCCGTCTATGTCGGCCATTTCAAGTGCAACATCCGCCGCATCGCCGACTACCCCAACCTGCCCGACTATCTCCGCGATCTCTACCAGACGGCGGGCGTTTCGGAGACGGTGAACCTGAAGCACATCAAGGAACACTATTACCGCAGCCACAAGACGATCAATCCGACCGGCATCGTTCCCGTCGGCCCGGCGCTCGATCTCGACCGTCCGCACGGTCGTGCTACAGCGCCGCGCGTCCTTTTAGACGCGCAAGGGACGCTGTAG
- a CDS encoding conserved hypothetical protein (KEGG: rec:RHECIAT_CH0003221 hypothetical protein) has product MTSSFRHLSRLSLAAGFAFGIATAAFAVGDNNDDTNPPPKTQTTKTCTGGKVWDKAKKECVNPKKSSFNDDDLYKFAREFAYAGQYDNAITVLNLARNQNDPRILNYLGYANRKAGRMELGMSYYRKALQADENYILARSYMGMALVEQGDIQGARVQLVEIRDRGGEGTWAYRALLQSLNGYKTY; this is encoded by the coding sequence ATGACTTCTTCTTTCCGTCACCTGTCCAGACTTTCGCTCGCCGCCGGCTTTGCCTTCGGCATCGCCACGGCCGCTTTCGCGGTCGGCGACAACAATGACGACACCAATCCGCCGCCGAAGACCCAGACGACCAAGACCTGCACCGGCGGCAAGGTCTGGGACAAGGCCAAGAAGGAATGTGTCAACCCGAAGAAGAGCAGCTTCAACGACGACGATCTTTATAAGTTCGCTCGCGAGTTTGCCTATGCCGGCCAGTATGACAACGCCATCACCGTGCTCAATCTCGCTCGCAACCAGAACGACCCGCGCATCCTGAACTATCTCGGCTACGCTAACCGCAAGGCCGGCCGCATGGAGCTCGGCATGTCCTACTACCGCAAGGCGCTGCAGGCGGATGAGAATTATATCCTCGCCCGCTCTTATATGGGCATGGCGCTGGTGGAACAGGGAGATATTCAGGGCGCCCGCGTCCAGCTTGTCGAAATCCGTGATCGCGGCGGCGAAGGCACCTGGGCCTATCGCGCCCTGCTGCAAAGCTTGAACGGCTACAAGACATATTGA